ttcaaggtcgaatttaattaaaacgggTTTACTATTACTGATTTGCTTGCatttatactatttgatatatttaaacataaatcgtAATGGAGAAGGAATAGAGAAATATCATACGGGACATTACGCGAAGTATCTAGCGAAATGTTTGACAAAATAACGCAACTTTGGCTAGAGGGCATAACCAGAAATGGGGTACTTTCGgtagtgaaaaaaaatatatgaaatttgatgaaaattaaaatatatgtagaaatatacttGAATATTCTGATTTTGAATCATATAAGCACATTATTGttctattacattaaaattaaaagtcgtaattttttatttgtctatcacgtgacctaaaactGTCATTGCAATATTATCTGGCACTTAGATGAACGATTTTTCTGGAGTTTTAGTGCAAGAATTTGTACAACTAGATACTACATATCAATTTCAgctattgtaattaattatatccaaaataacactaaatgtaaaatatttatggctGTTAACGTTGAATAAGTGACGGTTGTACATAGACAACTATTGGTTCTACCAATATTACGTCaccaaaatgactgacagcTTTTTAGCGGGAATACaattggtttaaaatttaattaaatttcatgacAAGAAAACGTGTTTactcgaaatttattttttgtagctttttattaggaaaatcaacattttgaagtactttttcaaagatataataccccattaacatttattaattaagatttataaaatcgatgaaaataatcatttgtaaaCATTGTCTTTTGACGTCTAACTATCTCCAATTCTGTCTTACTCTGCCAAGTATTGGCGCGTTATTTCTCATTTGATCCTCTAGCTTTTGCATCGTCATCTAAATTGTATACATCTTCAGCGACCCTTTTGTATACGATCTTCTTCTTGCCCAGTTGAAACTAGTGTTGCGCAATCTGTAGCAAAACCTAGACAACGGACCTAGGCAGTCACAGATCGattgtcgtttttttttgtcgaaaggccaaaatgtatttgatttatcACGTAATTAACAATTGATGTTCGAAATAGCTGCCTTAACCCCCTGGATAACCAGGTATAAGCAAATTACAGACTATTCGCCAGCAATTCGAGAAGACAAAGTTGTAGTCCTATCATTTTCATACTAAATCCTAGCATAAGCTGCAAGCTTACATAGTAATCGTGGCAGTTTCGCGTTTAATTGACGTAAAAATTTGTAcaataacgaataaaaaaacatcttccAAAAGCCTACTAGAATTATtaccatattaattattatgctttaaTAAGACTATTATCtggtatttaagttattattatttattacatgacGTCTATGGTTTTTCACTTGAAAACACTTCTTGTTATTTATGAGGTGATTAGTGAAAGAATGCTGTGTCTTCTTCTTCAAATCTCAAATGAATGATTACGTAAAgagataaatttgtatttaatcaaATACCTTCTAAACAAAGTGATAAATTATAAGCCCGATTACATCACAATGGCAAACTTTGAGTATCTATAAAATtggtcaaataaaatacttattgacctaaaaaatataatatgagccTTGACTGCGAACACCATGCATATTTGAGCAAGTTATTGCAAAACAGAAAAATTCATGACCATTGTCTATGCTTTCACCAACCGCCGGTAAGTAAGGTTCATGAGCATGGTCACACTCATGTCTATTGGCTTAACGATGATGGGGATGGAGGCAAGTCCCACTGCCACCGTGATCAAACTTCTAGGTTTTGGTGGTATTTTACTTACATTCTTCTGTAGATAATTCTGAGTGAAGGCACatattctgaaaataaaataccaatatatacaaaatatataatacgaaataccacccactgattaatcacgaaatctcagaaactataacaaacTTGAGATTTGGTAGGTCCTATATAGGGTGTACATATCCTCTAAGaatggattttacgaaactccacccctaaggagGTAAAACGGGCGTTGGTGGTTTTTGTTGTACaaatttcgcgcaggtaaagccacaggttcagctagtgcgtatatacatgtatatgtaaCTATAATATTTCTGGTTGGAGCTGAGATGGCACAGTGGTCTAGAACACGTTAATCTTACCCGAAGATTACGGATTTAAAGCTTGgggacaattctactaacaaaacgTAATTTTATCGCACTTGAATCTATATAAAATCGTTGCTCTTTAGCCGTTTTCCTATTTAACTAAAACAACAATCCAGTAGAGTTTCAatcgaagttggatcgaaatGGAATCAGGACTATCGTAACCGTTATACCTTAGTAGAATTTCCCCCAGACaacaccactgagttttcatgttcTATATTTTGTGCAAACAAACTCTCCAGCTTAAATAATACACGTGTATGACACACACATTTGATTTCcacacacaataataattaactaaacaCATTAAATTTACTGTTACATCTCTTGATTACTATGTTACCACAAACAATCATAAAGTGCGttaatattaaacgtatttattataaaaggggataaataaaacatatatcatTTACATGGCGATAACAACAGCAAGGCTGTTTCAATGGATACGACGTACTCATTGGacattctaccatcaaacatcAATTCTATTAAACCCGAATTCAGTCATTTGTTCCGGTTCGtagggtgagccagtgttatttcAGGCATAAGGGTAGTGGGTACAATATCTTAGTTACGTTTGTGGCGCACTGACGATGTatggattgttaatatttttcacattgCCAACCTCTATAAAAATGGCGACCAATTACTAAACTAAATTTGTCACTGCCTGagtattaaaaaatgataagaATTTACCTGATCTgcttatttaacatataatatataaacacaatataacaGCCAGATAAAGTTATTTATGACTTAGAACTTACCTATTTATAACGAAGCCTGGAATGGCGACGGATGCCAAGGTCTGCCATATAAGCGCATCACCTGTTTCTACTAGGACGTTTTTAAATCGGCCATCTTTCTGGGAAATAGATGAATTATTGAATAtgtggttatttaaaaaaaataaatcttacctataattatcgaataatacgtaaatttagtaatagtttgtaataataataatgcgtCACAGTTGGGCTAAGGAGTACTCCCTTTTTAAGAAGGTTACCAGATAGTTACCAGATACCATCACATGtagcagattttcattcgacacatgCGGGTTTTACGATGTTTCAATCACCGAGCATaaggtgaattataaaaataagcatataaaaatcgtttactattcacatttttttcttactaCTGGACTGAATAAGTTCGACTCTTGTTTTTGacaactaaatttataaatattaaatttataagtatagatattaATGTAAAGTGCTGAATCAGTTTTGATGgaacttgtaaataatataaattgaagcTAGGGATAGACAGCATTAATgtgagatataatatatatgaggaaaaaattatataatttagttaattaattctaactctaataattaatatataatgaaatgctTACTCTTAACATTTTCCAACTTTTATCCCCAGTGTCAGCGAGTACATAAGCAAATGCCACAGCATAGCTAGCTCGTACTACCTTGACTGAAACCAGGGATCGGAACGACTCACCAACTTCATTAGCGTACCCTGCAAACATGAACCTCTTCAGCGATCATTACATCACTAAGGATGAAGGGTAAGTTATCAATTACAAatcaacttatatatttttttctataacagGATGGCGGCCTGGCTCAATGGGCTAACTGATGAAAGGTGGTCATCACTGCCTATATTTATTGgcaatattgaccattccttccATAGCCGATGCTGACCAACCATGGgagataagatgttatatcctttgtgctgtagttacattggagatcacgatttttttttttaaatatttttgttaatgtaatCAAGGATgaagaacttttatttaaattattcttttattaattcttataatgAAAGTCAtgttaaagataaacaaaaaatattgtattgtaacttctgttaactttattattataaaatatatgacaaataaaaatatattttacaaaatatgaaacctcttttcttaaaacaataattcattacaGCAAtatctgtaattattaattatgcatAATATAAAGCGATTGTCGAAATCGATGTTTATAAACTTCACATCCGAATAAAGTTTACGTAATATAAGTATTACCTAATCGctttacgtaaaaatatattatgaaaaatatttgttagaataaatccttgttttttttttacttacctaAATATCGGACCCAAGTGTCTCGGTAAAAATCCTTTTCTTGTTCTGGCATGacttaaacaattaataaaaattctcGCCTTGGGATTAAACAAGTAAGAGGATTACACAGACTGTCATTTTAAATTGGACATCAGCTTCCTcatcaaaatacaaataataaattaatgactttTTATATCAGAGTATTGcgttactattaaaattatatatatttaatacaaatgaaatataaattcgcATTAATCACAAATCATCAACATGTAATGGTAACctaattgtaatgtaaatatgtaactattataatattattggtgCCTAAAGCGCGCtcacattcatatttttttaatttaacaattgacTAGAAATTTGGATTGTATTGGAGGCGATATGACGTCTATTAAAATGTTGCCACATTCTTAAAATCTACCATATTAGAAgtataattgcaaaaaaaatattcaagatattattttaagcacTTTTTTTAACTGCAATCTCCAACtccatttttataatagtactGATtgcgtattatttataataaaaacacattgaAGTCGAGATgagaaaaatgaaataaattatggtcgttttttaatgtttaaattgacATCGTTAGTTATTCATTTGGCCTTCAGCATAAGAAAGGTACTATAGTAGTGAGAGCATtggttttagaaatattttgttatttttttaaattgaaaatattacatcagTATAATTTGAAAAGCCAGTAATgccatgtaaataatatttacatggtATTAAGAAACGTAGCACTGACGATATTACTCACTCCGATAAGATAAGTTGtcgtcataatttatttaatta
This is a stretch of genomic DNA from Vanessa atalanta chromosome 20, ilVanAtal1.2, whole genome shotgun sequence. It encodes these proteins:
- the LOC125072151 gene encoding mitochondrial fission process protein 1, translating into MPEQEKDFYRDTWVRYLGYANEVGESFRSLVSVKVVRASYAVAFAYVLADTGDKSWKMLRKDGRFKNVLVETGDALIWQTLASVAIPGFVINRICAFTQNYLQKNVSKIPPKPRSLITVAVGLASIPIIVKPIDMSVTMLMNLTYRRLVKA